ATAGTGACCAAAGAAAATACTTACAATGTAGAAAAGCCCTGCTTCTTCTCTGGATTTCTCCTGTTGTCTGACTCACAATCTGCCTCATCTATaaactcttcctctgttttttctAGATGTACTTCTTTATCATCTATCTTCATGGTCTcgccttctctttttctctcacttagCAACTCTGGCCTCTCCTTTCCCTCGCTCCTTTCCCTGCTTCGAACCTGGACATGGTTGGTCCTATTAGATTCCAGCTCAACAAATGCACTCTTGTCCTTGGGCATATGCACCGTGCTCTTTGCCTCTCCATCCACGGGGCACTGCGTCCTGTGGCCAGGCGCAAGGCTCCGTGTGAAGGACACCCTTGGATGCTGCGTGGCAGTAGATAAAAGATTTAAAACAGGGGATCTGAATGTGGTATTTACAGTTGTCTCTCCAGAGCAGGGGAAATGTGCTCTGCAGGTCCTTGCAGAGGACCAAACAGTGGCTGGAGTTTGTGATCTGGGGGTGATGATCCCGCTTTGAAATGGTGGACTTGCCGATGCAGTCTCGCTGATTTTAGATGAGGTGATATGGAATGGAGTTCGACTGAGAGTCCTAGTGTCAGTATTGAGGAGTCCAAGGCTCTGGCGCCACTTGAGTGACTCTGAGCGGGAATGAGCAATGTTAGGACTCAAAACCGACCGAACTCGCTCCACCTGTGGGGTGACGGCCTGGACGCCGCCTTTCCCAGCGCTGGGCCTCTGTTGCTCGGTTCTAGCGGCCCCTGCACCGTCTGCTGGCTCCAAAAGACCAGGGCTGCAGGACTGGGCTGAGGTCAGGTGTGATTGTGCGCTGACAGTAGAGATATCTGCAAGCGAACTCTGTGGCGTTTGACGAGGCTGACTAATCGGAGGGGATTGTCCAGAGAGAGGACTGATACTTTTTCTTTGAATATCAGCCAGCTGATTTTCCTGTTTAATGTCTTGATTTTGAAGCGGGGTAAAAACCGCGCCAGTGCCGTTCCTCGATACGTCTCCATCTTTACTTTTCCCTGCTGTTGAAACTTTGGCCTTTTCAGCCAGAAACCGTCTGATCTCTTGCTCAATGCTATCATCGCTGTCAACTGAACTGCTGTCTTCCTTTATCTGCAGCGCGGTCTGAGTATTGTGCAACAGCGGGGGGTCTTGGCCCTCAGCTGCTTTCAatttctgtgtttctccttcATGCATATCAAGCTCTTCTCTCTTATTAGTTTGTTTATGCTGTGAAACGCCCATTTTGCTCAACCCAGACTTGTCTTTCATCTCATTCTTACTCTTGTGTACCTTTTTCAAAGCAGCCCGCTTTTTAGTAGGATCGGGTTTGAACTTTTTGGTCTGTAGAGCATTTCCCAGCATTGGTTCTTCATCCTTGAGGCACTTCCTTGATTTTCGCTTTAagtctcttgtttttttctttgacttcttTTTTGTCTTGAGCAGGTCTTTTATTGCGGTGTCTAGGTCCTCATCGCTGTCGAGTGAGCTGCTTTTatctccactctgctctgtcttgtgttgtgggtgtgtttgactttttctgGGAAAACAAACTGGGCTCGATTCTTTCCCCTGCTCGGGTAAAGGCTCGGGGGGCATTTCTTTAACATTGTTATCGGTCCCTGATGTGTTGGAAATGCTAcaattttctgctctgtgttttcttctgtgtgtcAAAGACAACCTCGGAGGCTTCTTTTGGGTTGCAACTTGTTTTGCTTTCGCTTCCTCTGGTTCAGTTACACTGTGGGGCTCTTGAGTCGTAGCAGGGCCGGGCGGCTGTTTGTGCATTTGGCCCTTCTGCTCCAGAAATTTCCTGATTTCTTGCTCTATTCCATCTTCACTATCGATGGAGCTGCCATCACTTTCCTCATCGGGACAGTTGTCAGGGAGCGAAGGTTGCAAGGAAGATTCGGAGGGTGCACAACTGCTAAGGCCGACACTGTGATGGAAGGCCACAGGCATGACAGTTTTTGAGATGTCCAGTATTGCCTCAGCACACATGagctctgctgttgtgtttacCTTTGGCGGGGCAGGGGTAGGGTTGGGTTGCTCCTTATAACTCTCCACTTTAAACAAAAGTAATCCGTTTCCTTTACACTTGGAGCTCTCTGGAAGTGTATTCTTGGGTATGAAAACAGATGAGGGAGGCGGTTGAACAGATttcacttctttctctcttctggGCTTTTTCTTTCTCGCTTTGAGTTTCTTCATGTTTTCCGTGCTTGTACTTCCAACAGCATGTATTAATGACTTGCTAAAGGGTTTCTGCTTGTGCAACAATGGTTTCAGGACGCTCTTCTCCTTGAGCTGCTCAAGCTGGTAGCAGCGTATAGCTTCTTCGATCCCGTCATCACTCGTGGAGTCAGACTCCTCTTTGAATGCGTGTGGACTGAAAGTTTCCcttttgttctgctgctccCTTTTCTCTAACTGGTATCTCTGAATGGCCTCCTCTATGCCATCATCGCTACTGGAATCATTAGagtcttcctccatctttacTGCGACTGGGCACTTTACTTTGTTGACGAGGCTGACTGTTTTAGAGGGGCTCTTTGTCTGCTCTTTAGGCAAGACTACGCTCTTGGTTGTTGTACTTGAATCCAATTTTTTAACTGTGTTGTCATTTAGGGACGCCTTGTTTTTGATATACTTCTTTATAGGTACAACAGCTGGTGCTGTGAGAGTCTCAGCTTTGACACTTTTCGGAAACTGGTTACTGGCAATCAAGAACGTACTGCTGTCAGAGCTCTGTTTGGAAACCTCTGGAATGGGTGGGTTCTTCCTGGGAATTTTGGTTGATGGGAGAAAGGTGAAGCACGGTTCTGCCTTGCGTTTGTGATCATCCTTTTCCTTCAGGTATTCCAGTATTGCCTCCTCAATTCCTCTGTCCACTGAATCATCGCTGTCAGAGTCACTGCTCTCGTGGTCGACTGGGGAGGAAACACCtgcctgctgcttttcagtggGACCTTTTGTTTTGGACTTGGCTCCCACATAGGAACCCATTGCGACCTTGCAGACTTGGGGATGACCCTCCTGTCCTGATAGCACGTTTCCCTCGATCTCGTCGCCCATCTCGAGTGAGGACTGGGTGCTCCTAAGGCTCTCTATGATCATCTGGACCTTGTCTGAGATAGGTGCGCCTCTGGTGGACAACTCAGTGTCAGAGTCATTGAAGCAGATAGGAATAGGAAGGCTATAGCCTCCAGGTGGGCCACATGTTCTCCATTCTGTTTGCGTCGCTGCGACAGGAGGTACATTCATCAAGTACATTCTAGTGAAGTGAGGTGAGGTCCTTGACCATTGGAGTGCAGCTGCCTCCGGTCACAATCACATTGTTCAATCTgagaaggaaacagagacacagtgacAGGCAAGTCAGACTACACTGATAATTCAAGCTCCTACAATGTAGAACTTCTATGGGATTCATCTATTAAAGTATCCTGACTGcattcattattattcattccACTTCCACACACTGGATCATTTTGACAGAGCTCTCCATGAAATCCACTAAGTTATTGGAATATTGCAAACTGATCCATCCAAAAAGATTTGTCTGAACATGTCCGCATTTACAATCTCTTTAACTGTGTACAGACCTCTAGAATTGACTATTTATTGGGACAGGAATGTTTCAGGTTCTGGCTACAACTACTGACAGCTACCAACATGCATAATGTCAGCAGAAAAGCTGCGatgaataattattttaattacctATTAATCTGTTGACTATTTCTACAAGTCATCACTTATTTACTCTGTAAAATGTCGGAAAATTCTGAAATTTCCCACAGCaaaaagtgacatcttcaaatgttgGCCCAACTAATAATCAATTAGCAAatcatcatttttgacattcacatttttacagtCTTTAAATAAACACGTGATATAATCAAAGATTTTTGATCAGCTAAAATTGCTGCTTGATCTATCTATCTTGATCAGCTAATACTCCTAGCATTACTTTATATTGCTTGTTGTCTCTGGTTATATTACAGTATCTCCATACGAGTTGTATTTTCGTTTTAATTTATCATCTGACCCTGCTGTTGATCTCTAATCACAAAGGAAAACCATGATGCTGTGTAACAAAtaagcatgttttaaaaatagCTCTGTACTAGTTGTTGCTAGTGAGCATTTGATTTTGCCAGTTGCTATAATTTAACCATCAAGATGAAGAAATAATATTTCCCCTTAATGCACATCAAGTTATAAATACGTTTAAGTCTTTGACTATCTCCTTCACTTACCCTAGACTCTCTACAGAATGGCCAATACTGACAGAGCTTCCAATCAGAATACAGAACATTTCCTTGCACACAACATGCTGCAGAATAAGCATCGTTGCTTCAGTGCTCTGCTTCCATCCTGTGGACTAACTCCGTGTGACCACTCTGCAGTACTAATTGCAGCCTGTATGATatcatgtaaaatgaaatggTGCTGCACGGTTCCGGGAGATTTTCTTTACCCCCTCAGGGCTGCAGGAGTTGGTGATTATTCATGGGAGAATTTGTGAATTTCTGGGGGACTTTAGATGACTCTGTGTACAGTATGCCAAATGCCTGCAGCGTCTTCACAGTACAAGCCTTCTAGGGACTGGCTTTTGTCAGTCACCTAGCCATGTTTTGGTCCTGTTTACCAAAAAATCCCACATAATCGCTAAGTCAGTCATTGCAAGTGCATGTAAGTGGTTTCTCCTTTAtacacagaaactgaaaaagacCACGACACTGCTGAGACAAAAGCGAAAAGGAAGCAGTGATGCTGGAAGGCTTTTAATATGTAACCACGGAAGGAAGTCTTCTGGTACGTTCTGAGGGGAAGAATGGACGTCACTACAGCTCTGACAAATTATGACTTCAGGTCTTTCAGATCGAGACAAACCTTTGAAGCAAGCCAAAAGACACAGGGCTGCCCAAAACCAGATTGGCCTGATGGTGGACCCCAGGGCAAAAATAATCTGAGGGATCCTGTTCTAGAGTTGCTTCAAATTGattaaaagtaaagtaaatctatgacttttaatttaataataCACTAAGTAGGAAAAATGAcaagtgaaatatttaaaagtattaaaagttGACTTTGACACCCTTCTACAAGACAAGGCTTTTGAGTAGGAAAAAGGGCAGGGGTCACCTTCCTATTTAATATTAGTCCCTATTACAGAGCAAATTTGCAATTAACCAAATTACCTTAAAGTAACTACCACACCGTGAACTTAGGGCTTTCAGGCCCCCTGAGGGTCTGGGCCCCCTTGGCAGTTGTCCAATTTGCCCAGTTAGTCATCCAGCCTTGAGGCTGCCCGAAGCTGTGATCGAGTCTTAAATGTATTGCagcacaaataataaaacaaaactgcacTCCAACCTGACATTTTAACACATGCTCTCCTTAGCTTAATTTAGAAGTGGCTCAATGGAACCCACTTAAATGCCCCCATAGGCCCCCAGACCCCACTGTATTAATTTGAGAACAGCAGATATAAATTTACTGAGCATGGAAGGTATCAGGAGAAAGCTTTCTCATATTGTATTACCAGTGTGTGCAAATGAGTAAATCACACCCTTAAATTACTTCATTTCGTCCTCCAAATTATTGCTGTTAAGATGCTGTCGGAGCAGGAACTGCGGGTACAGGTATTTGTTTCTAGTCCATCCATTAATAAAGCAGCACCCAGAGCATCAGTGAGAGCCTGGCAGCTGGGCTTTAATACAAATGTGCCCTCTAATTACCATATCAATGACCTCAAATTAACAGTGTTAAATCATCATGTTTATCCAATTGGTCCCTGTCCCCTCAACAATCTTTGCGTAATTCAGTTTTAAAGCTCCACTGGATGTTGTTTAAGCTCTCTCTGATGGACAGCTCTGACTGTGCACGCATCCCGCTGAGTAATGCAATACAGACTAAATACAGAAAGCTGTCATGGCACGAGCAGGCTGGGCCGCTGGGGTTCAGTCACTGGTGGAAAAAGTGTTCAGATGTAAGTGGAGCTGCAATATCacaatttaaatatattgtataaCAAGTAAAAGGATTGTGTTCAAGTTACTGCACTAAAAGCACAGCTgtattattagcaaaatgtacttaaatggtcaaaattaaaggtacacCTCATGCAGAAAGAATGACACCTGTCTGCCATGTCATTATATAACACATTATTGGgttattaatattaatgcatcaatgtGTATGCCgagttttaatgctgcagctgatgagggTGGAGCTAACTTTTAATCAGTTAAACATACTTTTCCAGACTGCAGCTTGTTTGTGCTGATTCTTGCGCACAAATCGAAAGTGTTACTCCTGGTACCTGCCAGCCTCCGTAGATTCTGGATAGTAATGTGGCACCTTGAACTCTGCACGACTATGAGACCGTCTTGAGTAGCCAAATGTCCAGGGTTGAACCCTACAACAGCCAGTATCGCGCCTCCACGAACATGTATGTTTTCGGACATCAACCCAGTCGAGGAGCCAGTTAGCCTGCAGGACGCACGCCAAATGTAGATCCTCCAGCTCGGTATGCAGCCTGCAGGGGGAACGAGCAACCCGGCTACAGCCTGACACCAGCAAACAATATACCAACTCTTACCCACCCTCCTCAGTGATTATATCCTGCAGAACCAGATAGAAAAGTGCGAATAAACTCCAGGAAGCCGGGATGGGTCACCAAAGACGCCccgctggaaaaacaaaaaaagccgAGAAGCCCATAAACCGAGCTAAGCCCGTAGCATAACGCAGTCGTACGCCAACTTTGTTTGACATATCATGTGTACAAAGAAAGTTTCACCACTCACGCCAACATTAGTGGGTagtattttctgtgttgcatAACCAAACGTGTTGTTGCGTGGATTTTCCCTCCCGTACGCTTTCCTGGATGCAACACGGCAACCCCGGCTGTCCCCGTGAGCCTCTAGCGGCGCGGACTGCACCGTTGCCCGGCGTACGGCGTTAGGAGACTCCGCAGAGCAACCATGTTTCTTGGTACCGGCCGTGGTTGTCAAAACCCAGCGTATTCGGTCAAGAACAACGCCGAACGCGTGTAATATCCGTTAACGGAACCGTGTAACAGAGTACAGCTGACTTTTTGGGGTAGAAATGGACGAGATGGGGGGAAACATCGGAGGGATATAACCGCGGCTGGTCGGCGACTTGAAAGACACAGGCGGGCCTCCCGGCTGCTGCAGCCCCGGCATTTTCTCCGGCAAAGAAAGCCTTTGTATTGAGCCACTAGCCTCGGCTATTTTCACCCAGCTACAACCCCACAAGACACGGCGCACAAGTTTAACTCACCTGGATACGACACAAAAAACACCGCTACGGTAAGAGTGTGTTCATTGCTGTGTCGGCAGGTATCAGGAAAAGCCGTCGCGGAGATATCTCGGCGTCCGTCAGCAGCTCACACACCGCCTGAAGCTCTCGCCGTCGAGTCCCCCCTCCGCTCCGACTGCCGGGCGGACAAGCTTCCTCAAACCCTGAGTCCAGCCAAGCATGGATCCCTTTCCAATACGGCATcggcagttttttttttcccccggAAAACATCAACGCTTGCTTTTAAATAACTATATTTGACATTattacagcagaaaacacatttatatgtattttaatgctgtattaataaataaaaacagacttttccGGGAACAATTAACCGTACAATAACCTCTAAAGGAACTTTTTTTAATAGTATCCCAGAGGACTTAGCGACAGTGTAAGTTAACTATCACGCGCCTTCTTGTGCGAAACTTTTATCTCCCGTATGACTGGTTTGATTAATTAGACACCTCCCTGTGTGCCTAGCACTGATATCAACAGGGCTTTTTTTAACACTCTACACAGTATTGTGCTACCACACAACCCACAGAGGTATTTAATTCAACTTCatatctgctttattttttaaagactttCTGTAATGTGTGCATTATGCTTCTAAAAGAAGCCAGATCTGCTTGTGGATTGCAGCCAAACAACTTTAATATCACATCTATAGACAGTATTCGCTTTTTGTAGTGTGTTTCCAGCTTTATTCCAGACGATAAAGTCGTTAAAATACCACTCAAGATCCTGGAAAATAGACTATTTTGACAGTCAGTTCATATTCTCGGTTAGGCTTCACCCCCACAGTGACTTACTCCATTATTTCTGTCAACATTTGGTAATATAATTACATTTGTGCAactatcttgtgcaatattacatagttttactctgtttttacattctactgtgcaatagtacaaagacactgtgttttattattcatatcttattcatgtgcaattcaaaattttcctctgtgaaactgagccatccttcaCAAGGTTACCTTATTTTTGTACACTTTCGTATATATAAAGTACATACAtgttgttgattttattttctatcctttttattgtctgtttgtgcttttgctacatctcctttttattcttgctgtctgtgaCGATTATATTTCCCgggcatgggatcaataaagttttatcttatcttaatctAAGTGaatatttaaatcattatttcagGTTTAACAAAAGCAGATAGTAGTCACATACTGTCACTCCAGTAATTACGTTTGATTATAATGCAGAATTTAAACAATTGTGTAGACTGCAAGTCAGTACATCCACTTTCACTTTATAGAATATTAATCCTCAAGAACGGTCGGATATAGGTAGGATGCAGGACTGTCACATTAAATCAATGCAACTCTTCTGAGACGGATGCTGCGCATATTGGGGGTCAGGTAGCTTATTGCAAAGAGGTATTTTTGGCAGATTTTGCACTGTTGGAAATGCAACACAtgggtaaaaacaacaaaaacaaatcacatttaCCAAAACAGGGAATTAAAATTGTTCTAAGATGTTGGTGTGGGATAATTGGCACATTTGCAGGAGTAGTTCTTCAAATCACTGGTGATGCTCAAGTCTTCAAATACTGTAAACTGGCGTCTGAGCTAAGAGATGACGCCTTTAGTCATTTACATCAGCAGTTCACAAATGTAATTTGAAACACTTTGGATATAAATCCAAATAAATCCCATAAAAGTTCCCAAAAGTGTCAGAAGGTTGTTAGTTTTTCTTGAGACACCAGCTGACCTGAATTGACTTGCCTTGCATCTAACATAATGGATCTTTGACTGAGactcctctcgctctcttttctGACTCATTAACCCTGAATGTGGATAATGGAAGCGCATCTTGTGCAGTCCTCTACAGATTTAAATCTTGCTTTGTGTGCAATTtctaatatgaaaatatttgtaaCACCAAACAGAACCAGCACATCTAACCCACCAGTTGCCCGTGTTTATtaggaaaatattttaaatgtttgtcaGAATCTTTGGATATGAACTTTCAGACACATATGTCTGGATGTCCATCTTTAAAGTTCCAAAACAGGCGGCAAAAAGCACAAATATATTATATCCCAATATTAATAATAGATTATTTTAAACTGGAAGTTGCCTTATCTGGATGAAACATGTCACACTGGGATGTGCGAATCCAGTCTGGGATACATATCTAATGAAATCATTGTGTTGTACATAGTTTGTAACCTTGAATAAAGCAAAATGTCAACATAAATATCCTTGTAAGTCCTATAAGTTGCCATTCATAATTATTTCTATTAGATTTGGAGGGATACAGAGCAGATATGTAAGCTCAGACTTCACTTTATACTGTTATGACGTATCTGTCGACACAGTGTTGGACTGCTTCCACACCTGAAATAAACCCACAAAGTTCATGTCCGAGCTCTGAGCCCTGCTCTGTTGTCTCAGGTGGTGTCTGTCGCACCTGCATGTAAGCACCCTGATCTGTTTGGT
The Chelmon rostratus isolate fCheRos1 chromosome 19, fCheRos1.pri, whole genome shotgun sequence DNA segment above includes these coding regions:
- the ppp1r26 gene encoding protein phosphatase 1 regulatory subunit 26: MYLMNVPPVAATQTEWRTCGPPGGYSLPIPICFNDSDTELSTRGAPISDKVQMIIESLRSTQSSLEMGDEIEGNVLSGQEGHPQVCKVAMGSYVGAKSKTKGPTEKQQAGVSSPVDHESSDSDSDDSVDRGIEEAILEYLKEKDDHKRKAEPCFTFLPSTKIPRKNPPIPEVSKQSSDSSTFLIASNQFPKSVKAETLTAPAVVPIKKYIKNKASLNDNTVKKLDSSTTTKSVVLPKEQTKSPSKTVSLVNKVKCPVAVKMEEDSNDSSSDDGIEEAIQRYQLEKREQQNKRETFSPHAFKEESDSTSDDGIEEAIRCYQLEQLKEKSVLKPLLHKQKPFSKSLIHAVGSTSTENMKKLKARKKKPRREKEVKSVQPPPSSVFIPKNTLPESSKCKGNGLLLFKVESYKEQPNPTPAPPKVNTTAELMCAEAILDISKTVMPVAFHHSVGLSSCAPSESSLQPSLPDNCPDEESDGSSIDSEDGIEQEIRKFLEQKGQMHKQPPGPATTQEPHSVTEPEEAKAKQVATQKKPPRLSLTHRRKHRAENCSISNTSGTDNNVKEMPPEPLPEQGKESSPVCFPRKSQTHPQHKTEQSGDKSSSLDSDEDLDTAIKDLLKTKKKSKKKTRDLKRKSRKCLKDEEPMLGNALQTKKFKPDPTKKRAALKKVHKSKNEMKDKSGLSKMGVSQHKQTNKREELDMHEGETQKLKAAEGQDPPLLHNTQTALQIKEDSSSVDSDDSIEQEIRRFLAEKAKVSTAGKSKDGDVSRNGTGAVFTPLQNQDIKQENQLADIQRKSISPLSGQSPPISQPRQTPQSSLADISTVSAQSHLTSAQSCSPGLLEPADGAGAARTEQQRPSAGKGGVQAVTPQVERVRSVLSPNIAHSRSESLKWRQSLGLLNTDTRTLSRTPFHITSSKISETASASPPFQSGIITPRSQTPATVWSSARTCRAHFPCSGETTVNTTFRSPVLNLLSTATQHPRVSFTRSLAPGHRTQCPVDGEAKSTVHMPKDKSAFVELESNRTNHVQVRSRERSEGKERPELLSERKREGETMKIDDKEVHLEKTEEEFIDEADCESDNRRNPEKKQGFSTLSLSSAIDPGITFRPCIALNTDERSRMFNRGYLAKKYKKGVPSLCSAAEQNMTVQRVKRKLQFIPVSRRNEAASHHRNITE